In Sphaeramia orbicularis chromosome 9, fSphaOr1.1, whole genome shotgun sequence, the sequence CGCCCTGGAGAGATCTCTCCAGAATGTGGCTAACTATCTGATCGGATCTCTGGCGGTGACAGACCTCATGGTATCGGTGCTGGTTCTGCCCATGGCGGCCCTCTACCAAGTACTAAACAAGTGGACACTGGGGCAGGAGATCTGCGATTTATTCATCTCTCTGGATGTACTGTGTTGCACATCATCCATTCTGCACCTGTGCGCAATTGCCTTGGACAGGTACTGGGCCATAACAGACCCCATAGACTATGTAAATAAACGGACGCCAAGGCGAGCCGCGCTCTTGATCAGTGTGACTTGGCTTATTGGTTTCTCAATTTCCATCCCGCCTATGTTAGGATGGAGAAGCGCTGAAGACAGGGCGAACCCTGACGCCTGCATCATCAGCCAGGATCCGGGCTACACTATCTACTCCACATTTGGGGCTTTTTATATCCCTCTTATCCTCATGTTGGTTTTGTACGGGCGAATATTCAAGGCTGCTCGGTTTCGTATTCGTAAAACTGTTAAGAAAACCGAGAAAGCAAAAGTGTCAGAAAAGTGTTTGACTGTGTCTCCGGcgattttccacaaaaaaaaccaacGGGGAGGCCGGAGGCAAAGGCTGGAAGCGCAGCGACGAGTCAAAAACCAGCTCTCCGTGCGTAAACGGCGCAGTGAAGCATGGAGAAGAAGGCGAGTCACTGGAGATCATAGAAGTTATCAGCAACTCAAAAACCCACCTGCCTCTTCCTAATACCCCTCAGTCCTCCTCACATGGCTATgaaaacatgaatgacaaaaactCGGGGGCGAAGAGAAAGATCGCGCTGGCTAGGGAGCGCAAAACGGTGAAAACACTAGGCATCATCATGGGAACTTTCATCTTTTGTTGGCTGCCCTTTTTCATCGTCGCCCTGGTGCTGCCTTTCTGTGCAGAGAACTGCTACATGCCCGACTGGCTGGGCGCAGTTATTAACTGGCTGGGCTACTCCAATTCTCTCCTCAACCCTATCATATATGCCTACTTCAACAAAGACTTCCAAAGTGCTTTTAAGAAGATTCTAAAATGCAAATTCCACAGACCGTAACCACAATTGTGCACCTAAATTTGAAGTCATTAAAACGGACAGCAGGAAATGTCCACTGACATGTATAGAACAGCAAAAAATACCACAGACTTGAATTCAGGGACAGTGTCTTTATGGTGTGTGTTTGAGGAGAGTGTAAAAATACCTGGGGTCAGTGGCCCCTGATGAAATGAGACTGGACAGAACTTTTCGCTCTAAATGTACAAGCTCATGTTTATTCAGTGTTGTAGCTACAATATATAGCCAATATGCCATGGCAGCCATCGTTGTATTGCCATGCAAGACGTGTCATGTGCTGATTCCATGCATTTTATCATCTGGCACACGGGGTTTCCGTCAGTTACGTCATGAGCTTTGTAGCactgaaacaataaaagcaaTCAAAGTTTGTCATTAAGAAATAGCCTATGAGTCGTCACtcagttagttttattttgacaAGAAAAAGTAATGAGACGAGAACAGATCAGGGCCTGTCATGAAAAAGCACTCTCTCGCTTTGGATCTGTCCTCATATGCATCATGAGGAATTCATCATGTCCTGCTAAAGGATTTTAACTCACTCCTTTAGTCTACCCCTCCTTTGGCATCATACTCCAGCTCTTCCTCCTCCCCATATAATCTATCTATTTCCGACTCTCTCTGTCCCTTGTGTGTGAGGGAGAAAACAGAAACAGCACCAATACAGAGGAAAAGCAAAGGGTAGCATCAGTGTGCGGTTATTCCACACAACCATATTCCTCACAGGCTTTACCCTGTGTAATAATCTAATGTCTGGGGTGTTTGAATTGACAGATTTTTACATCAGGGGCATCAAAAAATGTCATTCTTGATTTAGTATACAGACACTGCTGGCTGAGAAACACACAGCACACATTCAAAGCATTAATAGAAAGAGTTGCAGGAAACCTCCTTCCAGTCTGACTCTCACTGATAGATGAGATCTCCCTCACATCTATCAATCATATCCCAGACACAAATCTACTTACTGCAGATAAAAAGATAAACCCTCTCAGACATTATAAGAGAAAGGAGGAAGAAAACA encodes:
- the htr1aa gene encoding LOW QUALITY PROTEIN: 5-hydroxytryptamine (serotonin) receptor 1A a (The sequence of the model RefSeq protein was modified relative to this genomic sequence to represent the inferred CDS: deleted 1 base in 1 codon), which produces MDFITTSGNDSNASGYPDGVNVVADWNDGGANGTSGSLPDLELSYQIITSLLLGALILCSIFGNSCVVAAIALERSLQNVANYLIGSLAVTDLMVSVLVLPMAALYQVLNKWTLGQEICDLFISLDVLCCTSSILHLCAIALDRYWAITDPIDYVNKRTPRRAALLISVTWLIGFSISIPPMLGWRSAEDRANPDACIISQDPGYTIYSTFGAFYIPLILMLVLYGRIFKAARFRIRKTVKKTEKAKVSEKCLTVSPAIFHKKTNGEAGGKGWKRSDESKTSSPCVNGAVKHGEEGESLEIIEVISNSKTHLPLPNTPQSSSHGYENMNDKNSGAKRKIALARERKTVKTLGIIMGTFIFCWLPFFIVALVLPFCAENCYMPDWLGAVINWLGYSNSLLNPIIYAYFNKDFQSAFKKILKCKFHRP